In the Sorghum bicolor cultivar BTx623 chromosome 4, Sorghum_bicolor_NCBIv3, whole genome shotgun sequence genome, tcttccatataggttttcaaacttgttcaattgtgttatcccggtccctaaacttgtttttaagtcttatctgggtcaaaacaggacgaatctaaaaactctatattgaaaaataattcataactttttcatatgaactcaaatgaagataaactttatatcaaaattgtaggcagcagcatgatctacaactttgcagttgaaaagtttttaaattaaaatcgtttaggttcccaaaatattttttataagtttatagatttaaaaatttaaaatttaaaatcaaattttataacactaaacgacttcaaataaaaaacttttcaactacaaagttgtagattgtgctgaggactataactttggtataaaatttgtcttcgtttgagttcatatgaaaaagttatgaattattttttgatatagagttgttagatcgctttgttttgacccagatgagattcaaaaccaagcttagggaccgagatgacacaactgaacaactttgaggatctaaacggatgatttctaagtttagggaccgggatgacataaTTGAACAAGTTTAGGGGCCGAGATGACACAGATGAACAAGTTGAAGGACCTAAACAATCGATTtgtgagtttagggaccgggatgacacgacagcacaagtttagggaccggtagTGGACTTTACTCTAACAACAATGTTACGCACGCAAATCTCAAGATATGATGACAAAACCTACATTGTGATGCTCTCCTTTCCATTCTGTGTTGAAAAAACAGCTCAAATCACATGCTTATGCTCACCTGTTTTCTTTCATGATCGTCATGAAGCAAAGCATTTGCCTATCCCCATCAATTGTAGCAGAGCTGGCGATGTACTTGTGCAGGAAATTTCTTGTTGATTGTTGGGCCTTTTTGGAACGTAGGAATTTCAGAGACTAGGAAGTTTACCTCCGTTGAAGATCAGCTTATACTTATATGCCAAGCTTCTGTACGCGATTGCCATGCGGACATGACTTGTGCATGGATACACTAGGGCATATGAAGATGTTTAACTTTTAATTTTGATTAGAGAAATTAGAAAATTTTGGTTGGACTGTTTTATTGTTACCATGGAGGTGTTTGATAAAAGAAAACCTTATCCAAAACGAAACGGCTAAGAAATCCCCATCTTCTTCCCCTACAAACGAACCGGCCAACTGGCCAAGCGAGCGAAAGGAGTAGCTAAACAGAGAGCCTACGACCGACGCGGCCAAACGGAGATAAGAGCAAGATAATGTCGTCGACGGCGTTTAGCCACCTGTTCccctccgccgccgtcgccgcggtaTCCCTCCTCCCTCGCTGCGTCTCCTTCGGCGCCAGCGGTGGAGCTGCCCCTGGATGGAGGAGAAGAAGCCGCAGCATGGCCGCGGCCaccgcggaggcggcggcgcccgCCTACACCTCCGACTCCCTCGTCCTCTACTTCAAGgcggagggcaccatggaggagagGGCCATTCCCAAGATCACCGAGTCTCTTCAGGTCTGGCTTCGCTCTTTTTCCTCCTATTTTACTGCTAATCACCATTTTCCTGCAAATTTGTTTGCAGAACTTAAATACTAAATCATAAATGAAGAAATATATCTTCTTTATTGAAGGGTATGGAAGGAGTCAAGGACCTAGAGGTGCTCATTGAAGAAGGCATCGCGAGTGTTGTGGTACGTCAGGTTTTCCTGCTGCCTGCCAGTCTGCCACTCGTTTGATTAGTGCTCTGCTCCCACTAGGCACTAGTTAGTGCACTTCATCTTTGTGCATTGGTTTTCCGTTGCACATATTGCGGCAGTTCAGCTCAAACTGACCTGCAACCATGTCGAGATATAGTTTGATATTTTCTCCTCACTTCGTGAGAAAGAGTTTATAATCCGTAGTTAGAGGTGGAGCACAGTTTTCCAGAAACTTGAATGTATATAGGAAGAAACAATCACCTGTAAAGAAGAAGCTTCTATTGGAGCCTCCAAGGTTAagtgaaaaaagaaaataaa is a window encoding:
- the LOC8082674 gene encoding uncharacterized protein LOC8082674, with translation MSSTAFSHLFPSAAVAAVSLLPRCVSFGASGGAAPGWRRRSRSMAAATAEAAAPAYTSDSLVLYFKAEGTMEERAIPKITESLQGMEGVKDLEVLIEEGIASVVLTKETTVQATGVASNLVEAIQGAGFKLQTLSLSFDDFDDITAGAGGNVQPSE